From the genome of Candidatus Angelobacter sp., one region includes:
- a CDS encoding cupin yields MPILIEQPKRIEAAGNKPKLIDEYIGRVNSRTAAVSVAHMRSPEGWTEPGQEPEFDEFTIVLKGMLRVQHKNGALDVRAGQAVVANRGEWIQYSTPEPGGAEYIAVCLPAFSPDTVHRDS; encoded by the coding sequence ATGCCCATCCTGATCGAGCAGCCCAAGCGCATTGAAGCCGCCGGAAACAAGCCCAAGCTCATTGACGAATACATCGGCCGCGTAAATAGCCGGACCGCAGCCGTCAGCGTCGCTCACATGCGCAGCCCCGAGGGCTGGACCGAGCCCGGCCAGGAGCCCGAGTTCGATGAATTCACGATCGTCCTGAAGGGCATGCTGCGGGTCCAACACAAGAATGGCGCTCTCGATGTCCGCGCCGGGCAGGCCGTCGTCGCTAACCGCGGCGAATGGATCCAATACTCGACGCCGGAGCCCGGAGGCGCCGAATACATCGCAGTCTGTCTCCCTGCGTTTTCTCCCGACACGGTACATCGCGACTCGTAA